From Nicotiana tabacum cultivar K326 chromosome 22, ASM71507v2, whole genome shotgun sequence, one genomic window encodes:
- the LOC107832114 gene encoding uncharacterized protein LOC107832114 isoform X2, producing the protein METCLVPRNLMQDESMIHSIPDLRMEARKTAEEDSRRYAGKQIHPFFQSCKMGKKSQEVIDVESSWYSSEEGKSLTFSPIHVFEIVTEEETAFDWGHWIFSEDSFLDTDVVLECGSSSFSEGSFTSLQFDNFSCISYPKKTLSQQNKIELNQPTISQDEVVSDHSSRETKLYPAALSVVAEEQVSHCEQLKNAEVANVVDIIDSPQNNLSSDTKKQGGFLQERIVSDYQNCPTQPKSCLWTNKYQPERAFQVCGNSEPVKLLSDWLHLWHEKASRTSKPCILSDRVTQDSFDSPYESEADSTNEEQLKNVLLVSGPVGSGKSAAIYACAKEQGFQVIEVNSSDWRNGALVKQKFGEAVESHWLQRIQKDPAYVEDKLVSGGGVIEVIPLSDEENAPTACGVQRKQVCREEITANHQGETKTLILFEDVDTALCEDRGFVSTIQQLAETAKRPMILTSNSDNPVLPNNLDRLQVCFALPSLKELLELAHMVCAREQVKIHPMLVEGFVDHCHGDIRKTIMYLQFWCQGQTLKKDNDLQLRYSPLQFDLEASHLLLPKIIPWDFASPLSELVDEEITKLMRVEEERYCINEEAEKVELNNITEENNSRDLDMGANNVDGKKDAMLSLLYSFQDHNECTMFGTNTEFSDASESPIAFTRRNTLRKLDRVMSSDSEEECSRVPVSLDQPEIGNEEIETACSSPSHFSATEISCSLPTENLHFKAKRLKRNYLETADYSTVNVVSKSVNVSCVPESSFIPETQLTIDSELISSTESYNDVDVKVEANYCSNLSLPSMYSLKVEKLDENVLLSSEYQELQGCSSDRITKSIPGEVVEHFNGQCMEDVPSGYRVLDECSRMDFGKSSTPFKTTVEFNLNTSVQDTWKRLREGYLDLKQYITPEQKEASQILNVAHEMSDLISVADLLLADCKHLLYDSLKPSMIPIEESHSYNWHDDQLQMSSIFAQHGVCLFAKEIASLGPDTASVYEVDLAWEMLTSTNSTMALGKMVGQSRGKHEGLHLRLPKICHSFRSKVDPNAYNLLQSVVPLRSHIALKGDSFHEYLSSLSQISRFGTTRLSESIGRRKQRRARAAQHYLSSGRLALSQDDVSLLGQYNCYQKVSPGSGT; encoded by the exons ATGGAAACATGTTTGGTTCCACGTAACCTTATGCAGGATGAATCAATGATACACTCGATTCCTGATCTCCGAATGGAGGCTAGAAAGACAGCTGAG GAGGATTCCCGCAGATATGCAGGAAAACAAATACATCCTTTTTTTCAATCCTGCAAAATGGGTAAGAAAAGCCAAGAAGTTATTGATGTGGAGAGTAGCTGGTACTCTTCTGAGGAGGGGAAAAGCCTTACTTTCAGCCCCATTCATGTATTTGAAATAGTTACG GAGGAGGAAACTGCCTTTGATTGGGGTCACTGGATCTTTTCTGAAGATTCTTTTCTCGATACTGATGTTGTGCTAGAATGTGGAAGCTCTTCATTCTCTGAAGGTTCCTTCACCTCTCTGCAATTTGATAACTTCTCTTGCATCTCTTATCCGAAGAAAACATTGTCACAGCAAAACAAGATTGAATTGAATCAGCCTACTATTTCACAAGATGAAGTGGTTTCTGATCATTCTTCTAGAGAAACAAAATTATATCCTGCAGCATTATCCGTAGTTGCTGAGGAACAAGTCAGCCACTGTGAGCAGCTGAAGAATGCAGAAGTG GCAAATGTAGTGGACATAATTGACTCCCCCCAAAATAACCTCAGTTCAGATACCAAGAAGCAAGGTGGATTTCTTCAAGAAAG GATAGTATCTGACTACCAGAACTGTCCCACTCAGCCCAAAAGTTGTCTATGGACAAACAAATATCAGCCTGAGAGAGCTTTTCAG GTATGTGGTAATAGCGAGCCAGTGAAACTTTTAAGTGATTGGCTGCATCTTTGGCATGAAAAAGCTTCTCGCACAAGCAAACCATGCATTCTTAGTGATAGAGTTACTCAAGACTCCTTTGACAGCCCTTATGAAAGTGAAGCCGACTCTACAAACGAAGAACAACTGAAGAATGTCCTCTTGGTATCTGGACCAGTTGGG AGTGGGAAGTCGGCTGCAATTTATGCATGTGCTAAAGAACAGGGATTTCAAGTTATTGAG GTCAATTCATCAGATTGGCGAAACGGTGCTCTTGTAAAACAGAAATTTGGGGAGGCTGTAGAATCCCACTGGCTTCAACG GATTCAAAAAGATCCAGCGTATGTGGAGGACAAACTAGTGTCTGGTGGTGGAGTTATTGAAGTGATACCTTTGTCTGATGAGGAAAATGCTCCAACTGCCTGTGGAGTGCAAAGGAAACAAGTCTGCAGGGAGGAGATAACCGCTAATCATCAGGGTGAAACTAAGACTCTAATCCTTTTTGAGGACGTGGATACCGCTCTTTGTGAAGACCGTGGCTTTGTCTCTACCATTCAACAACTTGCGGAGACCGCAAAGCGGCCCATGATATTAACTAGCAATA GTGACAATCCGGTGCTCCCAAACAATTTAGATAGGCTACAGGTGTGCTTTGCGCTGCCATCTTTGAAGGAGCTCCTTGAACTTGCACACATG GTTTGTGCTAGAGAACAAGTTAAAATTCACCCAATGCTGGTAGAGGGGTTTGTCGATCATTGCCATGGAGATATTCGTAAAACTATCATGTATCTCCAGTTTTGGTGTCAAGGCCAAACTTTGAAGAAAG ATAATGACCTGCAGCTAAGATATAGTCCTCTTCAGTTTGATCTAGAAGCTAGTCATCTGCTACTACCGAAAATTATCCCTTGGGATTTCGCTTCTCCGCTATCGGAACTTGTGGATGAAGAGATAACTAAGTTGATGAGGGTAGAAGAAGAAAGATACTGTATAAATGAGGAAGCAGAAAAAGTCGAGCTAAACAATATTACAGAAGAGAACAATTCTAGGGATCTTGATATGGGTGCTAACAATGTTGATGGAAAAAAGGACGCAATGTTGAGCTTGCTCTACTCATTTCAGGATCATAACGAATGTACTATGTTTGGTACTAACACAGAATTTTCTGATGCCTCTGAATCACCGATTGCATTCACTCGAAGAAATACACTGAGAAAACTTGATAGAGTTATGTCTTCAGATTCAGAGGAAGAATGCAGCAGAGTTCCCGTATCGTTAGATCAACCTGAGATCGGAAATGAAGAGATTGAAACAGCATGCAGTTCACCCTCCCATTTTTCAGCCACTGAAATCTCCTGCAGTTTACCAACAGAGAATCTTCATTTCAAAGCAAAGAgattgaaaagaaattatttggaGACAGCCGATTATTCTACTGTGAATGTTGTAAGCAAGTCCGTGAATGTTTCCTGTGTGCCAGAGTCATCATTCATCCCTGAGACTCAGCTTACTATTGATTCAGAATTAATTTCAAGTACAGAGTCATATAATGATGTTGACGTCAAAGTTGAGGCAAATTATTGTAGCAATCTGTCCCTTCCAAGTATGTATTCTCTCAAGGTTGAGAAACTTGATGAAAATGTTCTTTTATCTTCTGAGTATCAGGAATTACAGGGTTGTAGTTCTGATAGAATAACGAAATCAATTCCTGGAGAGGTCGTGGAGCATTTTAATGGACAATGCATGGAGGATGTTCCAAGTGGATATCGGGTGTTGGATGAGTGTAGCCGCATGGACTTCGGTAAAAGTTCTACACCCTTTAAGACTACTGTGGAGTTTAACCTGAATACTTCTGTACAAGATACTTGGAAAAGACTTCGTGAAGGTTACCTGGATCTGAAACAGTATATTACCCCAGAGCAGAAAGAAGCTTCTCAAATTCTCAATGTTGCTCATGAAATGAGTGATTTAATTTCAGTGGCTGATTTATTACTTGCTGACTGCAAACACCTCCTATAC GATTCGTTGAAGCCTTCAATGATCCCTATCGAAGAATCACATTCGTATAACTGGCATGATGACCAGTTGCAGATGTCATCAATTTTCGCTCAACATGGAGTTTGCCTTTTTGCTAAAGAAATTGCTTCTCTCGGACCGGACACTGCATCTGTATATGAGGTGGATTTGGCCTGGGAGATGTTGACATCCACAAACAGTACAATGGCTCTGGGAAAGATGGTTGGACAGAGTAGGGGAAAACATGAGGGTTTGCATTTAAGGCTACCAAAAATCTGCCATTCCTTCAGAAG CAAAGTGGATCCGAATGCTTACAACTTACTTCAATCTGTTGTTCCCTTGCGCTCACACATTGCACTGAAAGGTGATTCATTTCATGAATATCTGTCTTCATTGAGCCAAATTTCTAGATTTGGAACCACCCGGTTATCCGAAAGCATCGGCAGGAGAAAACAGAGAAG GGCACGTGCTGCTCAACACTACCTGAGTTCTGGTAGATTAGCATTGTCTCAAGATGACGTCTCATTACTGGGTCAATACAATTGTTACCAGAAAGTTTCACCAGGGTCAGGGACTTAA
- the LOC107832114 gene encoding uncharacterized protein LOC107832114 isoform X1, with protein sequence MEEEPVDEGLRSRRRLVQATLFPNSAKQIPVKGGAEEEEEDEEEEWCESQENGNKTKGKQQQKKKRNSKTTTPQSQSRASKKVALSGKETSSREIPDGDSPVTIKTNFFLKISERKNQKRQRHEQLNIGSPEKLLKSCSPPANKKTPRSKKKLANSTPKKCQLDITGREEVLISGLMETCLVPRNLMQDESMIHSIPDLRMEARKTAEEDSRRYAGKQIHPFFQSCKMGKKSQEVIDVESSWYSSEEGKSLTFSPIHVFEIVTEEETAFDWGHWIFSEDSFLDTDVVLECGSSSFSEGSFTSLQFDNFSCISYPKKTLSQQNKIELNQPTISQDEVVSDHSSRETKLYPAALSVVAEEQVSHCEQLKNAEVANVVDIIDSPQNNLSSDTKKQGGFLQERIVSDYQNCPTQPKSCLWTNKYQPERAFQVCGNSEPVKLLSDWLHLWHEKASRTSKPCILSDRVTQDSFDSPYESEADSTNEEQLKNVLLVSGPVGSGKSAAIYACAKEQGFQVIEVNSSDWRNGALVKQKFGEAVESHWLQRIQKDPAYVEDKLVSGGGVIEVIPLSDEENAPTACGVQRKQVCREEITANHQGETKTLILFEDVDTALCEDRGFVSTIQQLAETAKRPMILTSNSDNPVLPNNLDRLQVCFALPSLKELLELAHMVCAREQVKIHPMLVEGFVDHCHGDIRKTIMYLQFWCQGQTLKKDNDLQLRYSPLQFDLEASHLLLPKIIPWDFASPLSELVDEEITKLMRVEEERYCINEEAEKVELNNITEENNSRDLDMGANNVDGKKDAMLSLLYSFQDHNECTMFGTNTEFSDASESPIAFTRRNTLRKLDRVMSSDSEEECSRVPVSLDQPEIGNEEIETACSSPSHFSATEISCSLPTENLHFKAKRLKRNYLETADYSTVNVVSKSVNVSCVPESSFIPETQLTIDSELISSTESYNDVDVKVEANYCSNLSLPSMYSLKVEKLDENVLLSSEYQELQGCSSDRITKSIPGEVVEHFNGQCMEDVPSGYRVLDECSRMDFGKSSTPFKTTVEFNLNTSVQDTWKRLREGYLDLKQYITPEQKEASQILNVAHEMSDLISVADLLLADCKHLLYDSLKPSMIPIEESHSYNWHDDQLQMSSIFAQHGVCLFAKEIASLGPDTASVYEVDLAWEMLTSTNSTMALGKMVGQSRGKHEGLHLRLPKICHSFRSKVDPNAYNLLQSVVPLRSHIALKGDSFHEYLSSLSQISRFGTTRLSESIGRRKQRRARAAQHYLSSGRLALSQDDVSLLGQYNCYQKVSPGSGT encoded by the exons ATGGAGGAGGAACCAGTAGATGAAGGGCTTCGTAGTCGGCGTAGGTTAGTCCAGGCGACGCTGTTTCCGAACAGTGCGAAGCAAATTCCAGTTAAAGGAGgagctgaagaagaagaagaggatgaggagGAAGAGTGGTGTGAGAGCCAAGAAAATGGCAATAAGACGAAAGGAAAGCAGcagcagaagaagaagagaaattccAAGACAACAACACCACAAAGTCAATCGCGAGCTTCTAAGAAG GTTGCTCTAAGTGGTAAAGAAACTTCAAGCAGGGAAATTCCTGACGGAGATTCTCCAGTTACTATCA AAACGAATTTCTTTCTAAAGATTTCAGAGAGAAAGAATCAGAAGAGACAGAGACATGAGCAGCTAAACATTGGATCACCTGAAAAACTCCTAAAATCTTGCTCACCTCCTGCAA ATAAGAAGACTCCTCGGTCGAAGAAGAAGCTTGCTAACTCAACACCAAAGAAATGCCAATTGGATATCACAGGAAGAGAAGAAGTGCTAATCAGTGGATTGATGGAAACATGTTTGGTTCCACGTAACCTTATGCAGGATGAATCAATGATACACTCGATTCCTGATCTCCGAATGGAGGCTAGAAAGACAGCTGAG GAGGATTCCCGCAGATATGCAGGAAAACAAATACATCCTTTTTTTCAATCCTGCAAAATGGGTAAGAAAAGCCAAGAAGTTATTGATGTGGAGAGTAGCTGGTACTCTTCTGAGGAGGGGAAAAGCCTTACTTTCAGCCCCATTCATGTATTTGAAATAGTTACG GAGGAGGAAACTGCCTTTGATTGGGGTCACTGGATCTTTTCTGAAGATTCTTTTCTCGATACTGATGTTGTGCTAGAATGTGGAAGCTCTTCATTCTCTGAAGGTTCCTTCACCTCTCTGCAATTTGATAACTTCTCTTGCATCTCTTATCCGAAGAAAACATTGTCACAGCAAAACAAGATTGAATTGAATCAGCCTACTATTTCACAAGATGAAGTGGTTTCTGATCATTCTTCTAGAGAAACAAAATTATATCCTGCAGCATTATCCGTAGTTGCTGAGGAACAAGTCAGCCACTGTGAGCAGCTGAAGAATGCAGAAGTG GCAAATGTAGTGGACATAATTGACTCCCCCCAAAATAACCTCAGTTCAGATACCAAGAAGCAAGGTGGATTTCTTCAAGAAAG GATAGTATCTGACTACCAGAACTGTCCCACTCAGCCCAAAAGTTGTCTATGGACAAACAAATATCAGCCTGAGAGAGCTTTTCAG GTATGTGGTAATAGCGAGCCAGTGAAACTTTTAAGTGATTGGCTGCATCTTTGGCATGAAAAAGCTTCTCGCACAAGCAAACCATGCATTCTTAGTGATAGAGTTACTCAAGACTCCTTTGACAGCCCTTATGAAAGTGAAGCCGACTCTACAAACGAAGAACAACTGAAGAATGTCCTCTTGGTATCTGGACCAGTTGGG AGTGGGAAGTCGGCTGCAATTTATGCATGTGCTAAAGAACAGGGATTTCAAGTTATTGAG GTCAATTCATCAGATTGGCGAAACGGTGCTCTTGTAAAACAGAAATTTGGGGAGGCTGTAGAATCCCACTGGCTTCAACG GATTCAAAAAGATCCAGCGTATGTGGAGGACAAACTAGTGTCTGGTGGTGGAGTTATTGAAGTGATACCTTTGTCTGATGAGGAAAATGCTCCAACTGCCTGTGGAGTGCAAAGGAAACAAGTCTGCAGGGAGGAGATAACCGCTAATCATCAGGGTGAAACTAAGACTCTAATCCTTTTTGAGGACGTGGATACCGCTCTTTGTGAAGACCGTGGCTTTGTCTCTACCATTCAACAACTTGCGGAGACCGCAAAGCGGCCCATGATATTAACTAGCAATA GTGACAATCCGGTGCTCCCAAACAATTTAGATAGGCTACAGGTGTGCTTTGCGCTGCCATCTTTGAAGGAGCTCCTTGAACTTGCACACATG GTTTGTGCTAGAGAACAAGTTAAAATTCACCCAATGCTGGTAGAGGGGTTTGTCGATCATTGCCATGGAGATATTCGTAAAACTATCATGTATCTCCAGTTTTGGTGTCAAGGCCAAACTTTGAAGAAAG ATAATGACCTGCAGCTAAGATATAGTCCTCTTCAGTTTGATCTAGAAGCTAGTCATCTGCTACTACCGAAAATTATCCCTTGGGATTTCGCTTCTCCGCTATCGGAACTTGTGGATGAAGAGATAACTAAGTTGATGAGGGTAGAAGAAGAAAGATACTGTATAAATGAGGAAGCAGAAAAAGTCGAGCTAAACAATATTACAGAAGAGAACAATTCTAGGGATCTTGATATGGGTGCTAACAATGTTGATGGAAAAAAGGACGCAATGTTGAGCTTGCTCTACTCATTTCAGGATCATAACGAATGTACTATGTTTGGTACTAACACAGAATTTTCTGATGCCTCTGAATCACCGATTGCATTCACTCGAAGAAATACACTGAGAAAACTTGATAGAGTTATGTCTTCAGATTCAGAGGAAGAATGCAGCAGAGTTCCCGTATCGTTAGATCAACCTGAGATCGGAAATGAAGAGATTGAAACAGCATGCAGTTCACCCTCCCATTTTTCAGCCACTGAAATCTCCTGCAGTTTACCAACAGAGAATCTTCATTTCAAAGCAAAGAgattgaaaagaaattatttggaGACAGCCGATTATTCTACTGTGAATGTTGTAAGCAAGTCCGTGAATGTTTCCTGTGTGCCAGAGTCATCATTCATCCCTGAGACTCAGCTTACTATTGATTCAGAATTAATTTCAAGTACAGAGTCATATAATGATGTTGACGTCAAAGTTGAGGCAAATTATTGTAGCAATCTGTCCCTTCCAAGTATGTATTCTCTCAAGGTTGAGAAACTTGATGAAAATGTTCTTTTATCTTCTGAGTATCAGGAATTACAGGGTTGTAGTTCTGATAGAATAACGAAATCAATTCCTGGAGAGGTCGTGGAGCATTTTAATGGACAATGCATGGAGGATGTTCCAAGTGGATATCGGGTGTTGGATGAGTGTAGCCGCATGGACTTCGGTAAAAGTTCTACACCCTTTAAGACTACTGTGGAGTTTAACCTGAATACTTCTGTACAAGATACTTGGAAAAGACTTCGTGAAGGTTACCTGGATCTGAAACAGTATATTACCCCAGAGCAGAAAGAAGCTTCTCAAATTCTCAATGTTGCTCATGAAATGAGTGATTTAATTTCAGTGGCTGATTTATTACTTGCTGACTGCAAACACCTCCTATAC GATTCGTTGAAGCCTTCAATGATCCCTATCGAAGAATCACATTCGTATAACTGGCATGATGACCAGTTGCAGATGTCATCAATTTTCGCTCAACATGGAGTTTGCCTTTTTGCTAAAGAAATTGCTTCTCTCGGACCGGACACTGCATCTGTATATGAGGTGGATTTGGCCTGGGAGATGTTGACATCCACAAACAGTACAATGGCTCTGGGAAAGATGGTTGGACAGAGTAGGGGAAAACATGAGGGTTTGCATTTAAGGCTACCAAAAATCTGCCATTCCTTCAGAAG CAAAGTGGATCCGAATGCTTACAACTTACTTCAATCTGTTGTTCCCTTGCGCTCACACATTGCACTGAAAGGTGATTCATTTCATGAATATCTGTCTTCATTGAGCCAAATTTCTAGATTTGGAACCACCCGGTTATCCGAAAGCATCGGCAGGAGAAAACAGAGAAG GGCACGTGCTGCTCAACACTACCTGAGTTCTGGTAGATTAGCATTGTCTCAAGATGACGTCTCATTACTGGGTCAATACAATTGTTACCAGAAAGTTTCACCAGGGTCAGGGACTTAA